The following are encoded together in the Zingiber officinale cultivar Zhangliang chromosome 8A, Zo_v1.1, whole genome shotgun sequence genome:
- the LOC122009107 gene encoding protein DEHYDRATION-INDUCED 19 homolog 2-like, which yields MENDRRSHSRHAFAHRRPTLPPLYDACLGMEEFHGAAEDDYDSLTEFPCPFCSEAFDVISLCLHIDKKHPWEHTKGACPICQTRIEFDMVDHIEVQHGDYFKKSRVYKGSSDFNSMLRKLCDSSDQTFLEESSCLNFPSNTAPDPLLSRFIGNFPMTDPLEVTPLESSNRETMADKLSDEKAVESAEPSSSFEDEEQVRRTEFLQGLVISTIFDNFF from the exons ATGGAGAACGACCGACGGAGCCACTCGCGCCACGCCTTCGCACACCGCCGGCCCACCCTTCCACCTCTCTATG ACGCGTGTCTTGGTATGGAGGAGTTTCATGGAGCGGCAGAGGACGACTACGACTCCTTGACGGAGTTCCCTTGCCCCTTCTGCTCTGAGGCATTCGATGTCATAAGCTTGTGCCTTCATATTGACAAGAAGCACCCATGGGAGCATACGAAAGGG gcATGCCCTATTTGCCAAACTAGGATTGAATTTGACATGGTTGACCACATAGAAGTGCAACACGGGGACTACTTTAAG AAGAGTAGAGTCTACAAAGGTTCTTCGGACTTCAACTCCATGCTGAGAAAGTTGTGTGATAGCAGTGATCAAACTTTTCTCGAGGAATCATCTTGCCTAAATTTTCCTTCCAACACAGCACCTGATCCATTGTTGTCAAGATTTATTGGCAATTTCCCCATGACTGATCCATTGGAAGTTACACCGTTGGAATCTTCAAACCGAGAAACTATGGCTGATAAATTATCAGATGAAAAAGCAGTTGAAAG TGCTGAGCCATCTTCTTCATTCGAGGATGAGGAACAAGTTCGGAGGACTGAGTTCCTGCAAGGCCTTGTTATTTCTACAATCTTTGATAACTTCTTTTGA